Part of the Nitrospirota bacterium genome is shown below.
TCCGGGATAAGAGCGTATGGCGAATGGCGTATAGCTGGGAGCAAAGATCCTCCCTTTCTTCATTCCGGACCATAACGCTATGGGCTATAGGCCATATGCTCTTCTCAGGAACGAGATACGCTTCACGCTTCACGAACGACGGACACACCATAAGGACGGCCTTTTTGAGCATCCTGGTCCAAGCGCTCAGTGTGCTCGCCCTCTCCGCCAGCCTGGCCTTTGCCGTGCCGATGCAGAACGACCCCAACGGCTTCGAAGGTATTCCCTGGGGCGCCGCCTTCTCGGAAACCGACACCTTCGTCAAAGTCGAGGATGCCGGCCGCGCGCAAACCTATGAACTGAAGACTGGAGCTCCCTCACTCGGCCCTGCGAAGGTCGATTCCATGCGGTTCCTGACCGTCGACGGGAAGTTCGCGCGCGTCACGGTCCGCTACCAAGGCAAGACCACCCACGAACAGGTCCTGGCCTATCTCCAATCCCGCTATGGTTCGCTCGACCGCACACCGGGACAATTCACCGGAGGGCCCGTCAAGTTTTACAGTTGGACCGGCTTCGAGAGCGACATCAACCTCCGTTACGAAACCGCCACGGACCGCGGCATCATTTTCTTCGAGAGCCAGGAACTCCGCCTCAAAATCACCGAGGGCAATTCCGCCACCGTGTTTTAACCGGCCGCCTCTCGCACATTTTCCACTCGCCTCGCATCAGACCAGCTCCACTCCCCATCGCGCCCCCCAGCCAAACCGCATCAATTACTTACAATACAAGAACAACCTGCTACTGTAGCCAACCTTTCACGCACATGAACGGAATGTCCTGGCCCTGCAAGACAAAATCTCCGAGTGAAAACTACCCACAAGATATGTAAAGCCGATAACGGAGGGACAATGAAACGCCATCTAATTTCTTTAACCGGCACAATCCTTATTATGCTTGCAGGCATGGCGACGTCAGGGTGCTTATCAATGATGGCCCCGTCACCCCACATAGGCAACTCACTGAACTATGTCCGCCAACACAAGGGTGAAGGTACGAGGCGTGCCCTGCTGGGCAACGAAACAGAACTGATGGGCCAAGCGGCAAAGAGCTTGGAGGAGGCAAGTTTCACCGTCATTCGGGAACCTCACGCGATCTTGGGCAAGATCGCGTTTGGCGACCTTGATGACGATCTCCAATCCTACGCCTTCTATTTCTATCCATCCCAGGCCAACGGCCACACCGATGTCGAAGCCCTCACCGCAAGCCGTTGGCTGAAGGATCAACAGCAACAGGAACAGCAGAAACAGGCATTACCACACTTTTTTCCCTTAGCCTATATACACACGAGACTTCAGGAGGACGGATATGACCCTAACGTAAAGGAAGGGCACATGTTCGCGTTAAGCAGGGCTGCATTTTATGGTTATCGGGGGACCGCAAAGAAATTAATAAGCAAAGGTGCGAATGTGGATGTATCGATCAGTGAACTAGAAGCATTTGCATCGAATGCTTCGGCCGGCGCCAGGCTCAATTCCCAATATTTGGACAGGCCTGCTAACAAAAGAGCATATGATATATCCCAAATTAACTATGGCAAAGCCAATGCAGGCGTTGAGTTGCTCACTGGACTAAAAAAATACGCCAAGCGAAATGGAACCGAGAGAGAAAGCGAAACCCGTTTTCAGGAAGCGTTGCGAACCTACCAAGCGGCGGCGGTGAAACCTCAACTGCCTGAAACCGCCAGGCAACTCATGGTTCAGGCCAATGGCGCCGTCCGCGACAAGGATTACCAGGAAGCGACCGACCTTTACGAGCAGACACTGGTGCTCGCCCCCTGGTGGCCGGAGGGGCACTTCAACCTCGCATTGGTATTAGCTGAAACCGATGATCCAGACCGGGCGATCGTCGAGATGAAACGCTACCTCGCCCTCGCGCCCACTGCGCCGGATGCACGCGCCGCCCAGGACAAAATCTATGATTGGCAACGCAAAGCAGCGAAGCTCCAATAACATGCTTATAACGCGGACAGGAACTGCAAGTAGGAACTGGCTGCACGAACAACGAACAAGTAAGGAGACGGCCTGATGAGCGGTACACGGAACGCTATTACATCCGCAAGAATGGCAGTCATCCTCTTGCTATGGACAATCGCAGGAACAGGATGTGAGACCACCCGCCATACGATCGACTACGAGAAACAATACCCCTCGGCTCAACAACGGATCGCAGACAGGCCAGCCGTCCTGCTGCAGGTTGAGGATGCAATCCCGGAGGAAGAGTTCAGGAAAGCTCAGAACTTTCTCGGCGAAGACATGACCATGTTCGCGACCAACGTGTTCATCATCCCAATGAACAAATATTCAATTTATTCCGCAGATCAGCCACGAAGCCAGCTTGTCGGCTCTGTGCTGCAGGAACATTTCTCCACAGCCGGACTACCGACACTCGCTCTCTCCGGGCAGAAGCCTGGCCCATTCGACGAAGGGGCGCGCGAGGCGCTATCCGTGTCGGTCCGGGTCAAGAAACTGGCAGTCACGACGTCCTTCTCGGGTACGATCCTGCCGTTACTCTTCACGACCATCATAACCTTTCACGATAAACAGGTTGATACAGTCCTCGACTGCCAGATCACTCAGCCGGGCAGTCAAGCCGTGCTCTGGAAGGGGACCCTGTCTGGCAAGGCGGAAAGCAAAGAACTTGAAAAGATGGACGAGACCGCCAGAGCGAAGGTCAAGAACTTGGATGCGTGGATGGTGCATGAAGCGATCGACCGGGCAGTCTCGGCCTTTCTCACCCAATCACAGGCGATACAAATAGCCGTACGACTGCGAAACGAGACCTTCGCGAAAGCGATGAAAACAGCTCAGGACACAGAGGCCGGTGGCAATCTGCGAGCGGCACTCAATCAATACGGCCGCGCCTACCGCGCAGCCGGCGACAGCGAGCAATCGCTGGCCGTCATTAAGACCGTGGCCGAGGTGGTGCGTAAGTTACCGAACAGACCGGAGCTGCCGGAGGACGCGCGACGATACGGTGTGCAGGCCAACACGGCAACGGAGCGTAAAGGCTATGACGAGGCGATTACGTTGCTCTCTCAAGGCCTGGAGGCGGCCCCTTGGTGGGCGGAAGGCCACTTTAACCGTGCGCTGCTTCTCGCCAATCAGAATCGCTATCAAGAGGCCGTGACCAGCATGAAACAGTTCCTGATACTGACGCCGAATGCCCCGGACGCACGGGCCTCGCAGGACAAGATCTATGAATGGGAGCTAAAGGCCGGACCCGTAACGGCAAGCGGCCTCTCTGCCAATCCTGGCGCATCGTCATCTCCATCTTCTACCTCTGGACCAAGGGGTCTATCACTTGACGATACGATCCGTGGAGTAGTCGAGAAAAGATAACGTCTCAACATAGGGCTGTTCTACTTACGTGGAGCACGATCGTACGTAGCAGCGAAGGAGGAGAGGGCGATGCATGCACTTTATCGATCAGTTGGGACCGGGTTCGTCATCGCCCTATCACTGACGACCTTCCTTGCCTCCTCGGCCCATGCCTGCTGTAGCAATTACGCAGAATTCGCTGCGCAGTGTCGTGCACAGGGCGGCATCCCCGGCTTTGGCGCGACGTGCAAGCCTCAGAGTAGTGGAGGGTCAAGCGGTGGCTCCGGCTACTCTGGCGGAAGATCAAGTTCGAACCAGCAGATGCTCGGCATGGCCAACGCCTTGGGAGCCGCATTCGGGGAGGCGCTTAAGCAACAAGAAGCGGACCGGGCTCAAGCACGCCAGCAAGAAATGGAACGGGCGGCAATAGAGATGGCCCGGTTCCAAGCCGAAGAACAGGAACGCATGAAACAATTGGAAGCGCGGCACCAGAAATTGCTAGGCAGCCTGAAGGGAGGGCTCGGCAACACGGAGCTAGGGCTGAAGCGCATGGAATCAGGAACGCTGGAACTAAAGAGCGGGACCGCGATGTTTGGACAATCGAACGTGACCGGAACGTTGAAGTACGGCGAGGACACTACAGGCCTGACACTCAAGATGCCAGAGGCACCTCCAACACCGACGGGCAAGGTCGTGGACATGGCCACCATGGATAAAGTTTGGCAGGACTATTATCAGGCCGCTGACAAGGCAGCTCAAGCGGACCTGCGGCGTCAGCAACTGGAAGAAGAGAAGCAGCTGGCCGAACAAATCAAGAAGGAAGCGGAGAAGAAGTATCAGGAACAACAGCAGCGATCGGCATTGATCCAGAAGGATCAACCGTCCAAGCAGGAGGCAGACGACAAGCTGGCTGAAGCAGAGAAGCTCCTGAACCAAGCGACAGACCTGGACCGGAAGGCAACTCAAGATCTGAACAGCGCAAAACAAGATCTCAAACAGGCCAAGCTCGATCTCGACCGAACCGAGAAGGAACGCGCCAAAGCGGAGAAGAGCTTAGTCCAAGCCGAGCAGGGACAATCCAAATAGCGAGGACGTGCATGAAACGCTTTACAGCCAGCATTCAGACCCGCCCCCCACTATGCTACTGGCCGCTGCTGATTACCCTCGCCGTGATTCTCTGCGCTAGTGGAAGCTGGGCGGCCCCCTCGACACCGGCCTCATCCATGACCCCTCGCGCCAAGCTGGACCGGATACTCGCCTGCCAACAGACGGAAAAGGATGCCGCGCTGGCGGAGAAGCGTAAGACACAAGATACAATGGCCGCGGTCGAATCGTTTATCGGCTCCCTCAGCGACCAGCCCAAACATTACGCGGCCCATGAGCGAGCCAATCGGGCATTGACCCTGGCGCGCGAGGCGCTCGCCAAGATCGACGAACGGCTGCAGCTTGCCGACCGAAAAATCGGCATGACCGTTCGCGCGCTACAGTATCTCGCGCCTGCACAAAGCGGCGTCACGAGGGCTCTCTTCTTGCCGACGTGCCACGACAATACACAGATTGGCTCGCGGACGGCGAAAACGAAAGTCGCTACCTCGATGGTTTATTCGGAGAGGAATACGGCTTTGTCACAGATCCTGCCCTGCTGCAACGGATGACCGCCCTGGTCACTCGTCTGCAGATGCTGTCATCCAGACCCGATGTACCGATCCAGGTGAGGGTGCTCGCGACAGAAAGCGGAATGGGAGCCTCTGCCACAGCAACGGCAATCTATTTCGACAAGGCCTATCTTGACCTCATGCCCTCCGAATCCGAACTGTTGTTCGTTGCCGGCCATGAACTCGCACATGTGCAACTGGGACATTTCAGCGAAGCCATCATCGGACGCGAACGCGACACACAGAGGATCCGCAAAGACCTAGGCCCTGGAGGAACGGCTATCCTTGGCTTGAGAACCCAGGAGGTGCTGCTCAAGATGCGAACGGGCCCCTGGGAACAACGACAGGAAGAAGCCGGTGCGGCCCCCAAAGGCATTCAGGAAGCGATGCTGCGGATGAACGAGGATGAGAAAACCGGGGTGAAGAAAGTTCCCCCGGACATTCAACGCTATCGAGACTCATTGCGGGATCACGCCAAACCCCTAGATCGCCTCAAGGCCCTCGAAACGGCCCTGGGCAGCAAATTCTGGGAACGGACCGATCTGACGTTCGGAGCCCTCTGCCCTCACCCCTGACTTCGTTTTTTCGCTTGCCCTCCGCACCTCTGGTTCTGAAACTCCCACGAGAACCGCTCACCCCAGACAGGGACAGGCCCCCTTCTGCCCCCTCCAACCACAAACAGCATCGTTTCTTGTCATGAAACATCTCGCCATGTTATCGTGCAATGGTGAGTAATGACTCACTCACTATTGGAGCTCGATGCGACAGACCACTCGAACCGTGCGCCCCTCCAGCAGAGAACGGCAGGCCGGCTTGATCGCCGCGGCTGCGTCGCTCTTTGCCGCCAAGGGGTTCAACGGCACCACCACAAAAGAAATCGCCAAATCGGCGGGCGTGAGCGAGGCCCTGGTCTTCAAGTATTTCCCGACGAAACGGGCGCTCTATGCCGCGATCCTGGCGGAGAAAGTGACCGTCAACGAACTGCTCGAAGCGGTGGAGGAAGCCTCCAAGAAACGGGACGACCATCGCGTCTTCACCATGATCGCGAGCTCGCGCATTCGCCCCGACGTCGATTCGACCCTTTTGCGGCTCCTCTTGTTCAGCGCCCTGGAGGGGCATGAACTCTCCGAGATGTTCTTCGGCAAGCACCATAAAGTGTTCTACGACCACCTGGCTTCCTACATTCGAACCAGGATCGACGACGGGGCCTTTCGTCCGGTCGATCCCCTCCTGGCGGCCCGCGCCTTCATCGGCATGGTCGTCCATCACCGTTTGCTCCATGAAATTTTCGAAGTCCCGATGCATCAATCCCACGAGGACACGGTCTCGACCTACGTCGATCTGTTCCTCACCGGTCTGATCAAGCAACCAGCCAGCCGTACGACGCCGGGGAGGCGTGCGCGATGAATTCCTTGAAGCAACATCCGATTGTCACGCTCGGCGTGATCATTTTCTTTGCGGTCACGGCCCTCGTCGTGTTTCGCCTCAGCAGCGGCGCCAAGAGCGATGTCCGAAAAACCCGCGTCATCACCGTCGCCACCGCGACGCCGCTGAAGCAGGACCTGGACATTCGGCTTACCTATACCGCCGACATCATCCCCAACCAGGCGGTCAATCTGTTCTCGCGGGTGGACGGCTATATCGGCAAGATCTACGTCGATAAGGGCGACCTGGTGAAAGCCAACCAGCTCCTGGTCGAGATCGACCATACGGATTACCAACATGCCGTCAACCAGGCCAAAGCCAACCTGGCGGCAGCCAGAGCGAGGGTCGCGCAGCAGGATGCGAGCGTCCGCAATGCCACCCTCACCCTCCATCGGATGCGGGCGCTGATCAAAGACCAGTTCGTCTCGCAGCAGGATCTGGATAACGCCCAGGTCTCGTACGACGCAGCGGTAGCGGCGCTCGACTCGCTCCGCGCGCAGGTCCAGCAAATGGAGGTCGCCCAGGCCCAAGCCGAAACGAACCTGGCCTACTCCTATATCCGCGCGCCCTTCGCCGGCTATGTGGCTGAACGCAACCTCGATCTCGGCGCCTATGTCAGCGGCGCCACCGCCGGCACCTCCACCACCTCGCGCGGGATCCTCACCCTCCATGAAATCCAGACGGTCCGCATTCTGATCGAGGTGGTGGAGAAAGACGTCCCGCTCATCCAGGTGGGTCAAAAGGCGGACGTGCGAGCCGAGGCCTATCCCGAGCGAATCTTCGAGGGCACGGTCACCAGAATCGTCCAGGCGCTGAACCGGGCCACCCGCACCATGACGGTCGAAGTGGACCTCCCGAACAAGGACCATGTCTTGAAGGGCGGCATGTTCGCCCGCGTCGAGGTCCTGGTCGGCAGCCATCGCAACGCGATTCAGATCCCCATCGACGCGGTCAGCCGTTTGGAAGATGCCCAATATGTCTATATTGTGCGCGAGGGCAAGGCCCAGCGCGTGCCGGTGGAAATCGGCGTCCGCGAGGACAACCGGGTCGAGATCACCAAGGGCCTGGATGGGTCCGAGCAGGTGATCGTCTCAGGAAAAGATCTCGTACATGACGGAACAGCTGTGCAGACGCAGCCGAGCCCTCAGTCCTGAGTGCTGAGTGCTGAGTGGAAATTGCCGATGTAGGCTGGCGAGGAAGAATATTGCAGGTACAACCAAAATGATCTCAGCACCCAGCACCCAGCACTCAGCACTTCCATCATGTGGCTAACCCTTCTCGCACTTCGCAATCGCATCGGCATCTTGATGCTGTCCCTGGCCATGGTGCTGCTGGGCGCCACCTCGCTGCAGCGGCTGCCGGTCGATCTCTTTCCCCAGATTCAAGTGCCGGTGGCCTTCGTCGGCGTCATCTATAAAGGCGCGCCGCCCCTCGACATCGAACAAAGCGTCGTCTATCCCATCGAAAAGGCCGTGAGCTCCGCCTCGAACGTCGAACATGTCGAGTCCTTCGCCAAGCAGGGCATCGGCGCGGTGCAGATCTGGTTCAACTGGGGCGCGGACATCAACGTCGGCCAGATGGAGGTGATGCAGCGGGTCACGCAGATCCTGAACAGCCTGCCGCCCGGCATCTTGCAGCCCTTCATCGTCAAATTCGACGTCTCCAATATCCCCGTCTCCTTCGTGACGGTCTCCAGCGACGATCTCGACGAACGGGCCCTCTACGACCTGGCCTACAACACGATTGCGCCGCAAATCGAGCAGATCGCCGACGTCGCCGCCGCCACCGTGGAAGGCGGGAAGATCCGCCAGATCAACATCAACCTCGACCCGGCCCTCTTGAACGCCCGGAGCCTCTCGATTCTCGACGTCGTCAAATCCGTGAAGGCCGCGAACCTGATTCTTCCCTCCGGCGACATCAAGGCCGGCAATCTGGACTACAACGTCTTCACCAATAATCAGTTCCGCACGGTCGACCCGATCCAGGACGTGATCGTGAAGGTGAACCCACAGGGCAGCCCCGTGCGGGTGCGGGACGTCGGGACCGTCACCGATTCGTCGGACATTCAGACCAACATCGTCCGGACGGACGGGGCCAGAGCCGTCTATCTACGCGTCAATAAACAGCCCATCGCCAACACCGTGGCGGTGGTGGATGCGCTGCGCAAGGCCCTGCCGAAGATGGTCGGCATCCCCTCCAGCGTGAAGCTCGGCATTTCCTTCGACCAATCGGTCTACATCCGCCAGTCGATCAACAACCTCGTCGAGCAGGCGCTGCACGGATCGCTGCTGGCTGCGGCCGTCATCCTGATCTTCCTCCGTAATTTCACGAGCACCCTGATCATTTCCGTCTCCATTCCCCTCTCGATCATGGTGACCTTCATCGTGCTCTATTTCTCCGGGCAAACCCTGAACGTGTTCACCCTGGGAGGCCTGGCCCTGGGCATCGGCCGGCTGGTCGACGACTCCATCGTGGAGCTGGAGAATATTCAGCGCCATCTCAACGACACGCCCCGCCGATGGGACGCGATCCTGGAAGCGGCGCGCGAAGTGGCGATGCCGATTCTGGCCTCGACCATCACCACGGTCGTCGTGTTCCTCCCGATTTTCTTCGTCGCAGGCATTGCCCGGTTGCTCCTGATTCCCCTGACCATCACAATCGCGATCTCGCTCTTCACCTCCTTCTTCGTCTCCCGCACGGTGACCCCGGCGCTCTGTTACAAATTCCTCAAGCCGGAGCAGGAAGCCCACAAGTCGATGCCGCGCTGGTTCGTACGGATGATGGGTTGGAGCCGCGAACGGTATGAGTCTCTGGACCGGGGCTATGAAGACTCGCTCCGCTGGGTCCTGGCCCATCGCCGACTCTTTATCGGCGGCATCCTGCTCCTCTTCGCCGCCTCGCTCGCGCTGGTGCCCAAGATCGGCACGGAATTTTTGCCTGTGTCGGACGAAAGCCAGTTCCGCATCGTTCTGCGAGGGCCGGTCGGTCAGCGCGTGGAGAAAACCGAGCAGCAAGTGGCGGAGGTCGAACGGGTGCTGCGGGCCCAGATCCCGGCAGAGGAACTGGAAACCATCATTTCCAGCACCGGCGTCTTGGCCCAGGGCCGCTCCTCCCTCTTCAATCCGAACACCGGCCCCCATACGTCGGTCATCTCCGTCTATCTGGTCTCGCCGGACAAACGGACCAGAAACCAAGTCCAAATCATGAACGACGTGAGACCCAAAGTGCTCAAACTCTTTCCGGGCGTCGCGATGTTCTTCGATCCGGGCGGGCTCGTGAAACGGGTCACCAGCTTCGGGGCTCAGAAATCCGTCGACGTGGAGATCTACGGCTACGATTTTGAAAAGGCCCGGGGAGTCATCCGCGAAGTCGAGACCATGATGCACCATATCCCTGGCCTGGCCGATATCGAAGTCAGCCGCGAGGAGAACTATCCAGAGGTCAACGTGGTGGTGGACCGCGAGAAGGCAGCCCTGCTTGGCATCAGCGAAACGGACGTGGCCAACGCGGTGCTCTTCTCACTCAACGGCAACGGCCAAACCGATCCCATCATCTATACCGACCCGCAAAACGGGAACGAGTACTACATCAGCGCATGGCTCGCGGAAGAACACCGGCAGGACCTCACGGACATCGAGAACATCGTGCTGACCGCCAAGACCGGTGAGCCGGTCCTCCTCAAGAACGTGGCTTCGCTCAAGCTGAATGCCGGCCCGGTGAAGATCGAGCGCAAATACTTCCAGCGGGTCGTCCATCTGACCGCCAACCCTGTGAACCGGGATCTCGGCGCCATCGGGGCCGATCTGGAGGCAGGCTTTGCCAAGATCCAGCTCCCCACCGGCTTCAGTCTCAAGCTGGCCGGCCAGATCCAACAACAGCGAGAGACCTTCGAGGGACTGATGTTTGCCACAGTCCTGGCGCTCATCCTCGTCTATATGGTGATGGCGGCCCAGTTCAAATCGCTGATCGACCCCTTCGTCATCATGTTTGCGGTCCCGATGGGCTTCCCTGGCGTCATCCTGATCCTCTTCCTGACCGACACGACCCTCTCCACCACCTCGATGATGGGCATCATCATGATGCTGGGCATCGTGGTCTCGAACGGTGTCCTCTTGGTGGATTACACGAACGTCCTGCGGCGGAAAGGACGGGAGTTACACGATGCGGCCATCACGGCGGCGCGGACGAGACTCCGCCCCATCCTGATGACCTCCCTCGCCACCGTCGCAGGGCTGCTGCCCATGGCGATCGGCTGGGGCACGGGCGGCGAAACGAACGCCCCCCTGGCCCGCACGGTCGTCGGAGGACTCAGCGTCTCGACGATCCTCACGCTCTTTCTCGTCCCCACGATCTATGTGATGTTAGAAGAACGGCTCCCCCGTCATAAGGACGAGGCTCCGCAAGAAGCCGATTGGATACCGGCAGAACCGGGGCAAACACCGACCAATCAATAGCCAGCATATGTGCACGACGGATACACACTCCAGCAGGATGCTCAAAAAGTCATCCAACTAGGCCGCAGGCGAGTCAAAACCGGAGGCGTACCCTTCGGGGGTACGTTGAGGATTTTGACGAACCGAGAACGACGTTGGAGGGCTTTTTCAGCATCCTGCCAGAGAAGCAGGCTGGTTAGCCGAGGGTGGGAAAGAGTGCTTTCAGTTGCATCGCGAGACCGATGTCCCCGCTGATCTTGAGCCGGCCCGACATGGCGACGGCCGGCCCGCTCAACTGCCCCTTCAGAATCTTGATGCAATCCTCTCCAGTCATCGAGAGCGAAACTTGCGGGTCCTCATGCAACCCCTCTGTGACCTGACAGGCCCCCTCACGAATTGTGAGAATGTACTGCCCGCCCTGCGCGCCGCTCAAATCGAATTGATAGACCGCATCAAGGTCTTCGGCCGCCTCTGCGTCGAGTTTGCCGGGAAGAAGCTGGAAAAAGTCTTTAACAGTGTTGGGGTTCATCGGTACATGGGATGGGAGACGCGAATCGATACGGGGGCCGCGTTGCCGCGGCCCCCGATCCAGAGCTAGTACCGGAGCGTCACCGTCGCGGTGCTGCGACGCGCGCCGAAAAAGTCTTTGGAGAACGTCTCGACAACGGCAGGGTCATAGCCCTTGCAACTGAAAATGTCGAGGTAGGCGTTGTTCGTATCGTTCGCAAAATGGCCGCTGATCAACGACGTCGAGATCAGCTGCACCATGGAATAGCCGGCGACCCGACCTGAGCCGAAATCGACGACCTGGCACTCGCCGAAACGCTTCATGCCGATCAGCTCACAGAGCTCCACGACATAGCGGCGAATATGGTCGGCGTTGCGAATAAGATCGGGATTACAATCTTGAAGGTCGACGGAGGTGCACAGTCCCCACGCTTTCCCCTCTCCCACCATCTCTTGGGGGGCAATCGGGGCAGCTGCTGGGGACTCAGGTGGAAAGATCGCGGACTCGGAACCGGCCGAGCTACTCATAAAGGGTGACACCTTTCTGTTAGGAGGGTGAAAAAACTGTGACGACAAACCGTCATGCCAAACTATACCACGATTTTTTTCGCATCAGGGAGGCTGACGAAACTTTTTTTCACACGAGGCGCTCCCGGGTCCCCCGGTCGGTTGACAAGGTTCTCAGCGGTCGGAGAGAATGCGCTCATGACCACGAGCACTCCATCGAATCCGACCTCGACCCAGTCGTCAGCCGACCTCCCGGACCGCCTCTGCACCTGGTGCAAGGTCGCCATGCGGAAACGGCTGGTCGCCAGCGGGCAATTCGTCCATTACACCTGCCCCATCTGCGTCTTCCAACATACGACCAGACGGGGCCCCAAACCGGCTGCCCCAGCCCATTGATCTCCGGTTGACGGTTAGAGTTTCCCCTCGACAAGCTTCCGGATCGCTTCCATCCTCTGACGGTTGACCCCGAAATCACGGTAGCCAGTCCGGGACGCAGACCGGAAATGGACCGTCTTCGCCTCGTCGTCGAACAGAAACTCCACATCGTCCACGAATCGCAGCAACAGGCTGGTGAACTCATAATGGAGATAGGTCTCGTCTTCCTCCACCAGCTTGGTGCGGGGAAGGGATTGGACAATCGCCTTCAGCGCCTCTTTCGCGTCAGCCCTGGCTTTCCGGTAGCGAAAGGGCGCAATGGCATGGCCCTCGTCTTGCGCCTGCGTCGACACACAGTTAGGACTTGCGGGACAGGGACGGAGCCGTTGAAAAGTTTCGGCAGGCATCATGGAACAATCAGCTTGTCATAGTGAGCGTGAGTGCCAATCCAGAACCAGTGGATTCCATCTGGGACATCGAAACCAAGCGCTCGATAGTGATCACCGACTCGTACCGACCACAATTATCCGATACGCTTGAGGTGAAGGGACGGGTGATGCGGGTTGGATTTCAAAAGCTGAAAATTCTTATCAGCCAACGCGCGAACATCTTCCGGGAGAGCCTGATACGCGGTCCAAAACCGTGACGAAGCGGTATGTTTCACAGAGGTCTAGCGTTGCCTTGCCCAAATTCGGCCCGCGCCTCAGCGATCGAC
Proteins encoded:
- a CDS encoding SCP2 sterol-binding domain-containing protein: MNPNTVKDFFQLLPGKLDAEAAEDLDAVYQFDLSGAQGGQYILTIREGACQVTEGLHEDPQVSLSMTGEDCIKILKGQLSGPAVAMSGRLKISGDIGLAMQLKALFPTLG
- a CDS encoding DUF1499 domain-containing protein, encoding MMPAETFQRLRPCPASPNCVSTQAQDEGHAIAPFRYRKARADAKEALKAIVQSLPRTKLVEEDETYLHYEFTSLLLRFVDDVEFLFDDEAKTVHFRSASRTGYRDFGVNRQRMEAIRKLVEGKL